CGTGTTCTATGCAAGTGGCCACCGTGACGTGACCGATCTCGCGGATGCCCACCGCCTGATCGCACCGCTAGTCGGCACGCATTGGGCCGGCATTCTGTTCGCTGCGGCGCTGCTCGCCTGCGGGCTGAGCGCGACCGTCACCGGCACGCTGGCGGGCCAGGCGGTCATGGAAGGCTTTCTGCGCATCCGTCTGCCGCGCTGGAAGCGCGCCCTGCTGACCCGCGCGCTGGCGATTGGGCCGGCGCTCTGCGCGGTCGCGCTGTTCGGCCAGCATGGTTCCAATCAGTTGCTGGTCGCAAGCCAGGTCGTGTTGAGCCTGCAATTGCCGCTCGCGGTCGTGCCGTTGATCCGCTTCACGTCGGACGCCGCGCTAATGCGCGGCTGGCGCGTGCGCGGCGTGCCGCTCGTGCTCGCGTGGCTGTCCGCCGCCTTCATCATCATGCTCAACGGTGCGTTGTTGTGGCAGTTGACGTTCGGTAGCTGAAAGACCGTTTTTAGACCGGGCTGTAAATGAAGTGATTTTGTAAGTATTCTCCGAGTATTTCGCCATGACCGGCGACGCTGTCCGTTGCAGCGGCGCGCCGGCCATGCGGCCCGTTTCATCTCGGCTGCCGGGTTGTTTGCGGCAGCCGTTTTTGTGCCCATTTTTTGCGCCCTTCAGCGCTTCAGCGCGATCGATCCGGTGAGCATTGCGGGTGTCGTCTTTCGATGCCTGCCGCGTCCGGTTTGCTCGCTGCCCTTGCTCCAGGACGACAGCCCCATGCGCTTTGACGCCTCAATCGACCGCCTTGCCCGCAACGCCTTCCCTCAGTTCCGTCAACTCACGACGCGCGTCTCCCGCGTCACGCTGCTCGCCACGCTTGTCGTCTGCGCTGTGCTGCCCGGCGAGGCGCGCGCGACGGTCGCGATGCTGCAACCCGCTCGCGTAGCCGCGGCCAACGAGCCGTTGCAGATCACGCTGCTCTACTCCGCCGACGACGCCAAACCCCTGACCCTCACCGTCCCGCCGACTATTCGCGTGACGCTGAGCACAGGCGAACAGTCGCCGCAGCCGCTCGATTTGCAGCGCGAACCGGGCGTGCCCGACACGTTGCATCTGCGGCCCGGCCAGTTCCGCAAGGTGCGTTTCTCGGCGCCCTGGCCGCAGTCTGCGCGTGGCGGGGTGCGCATCGATCCGGTGGGCTTCGATGCGTCGCCCGCGCTCATTGCGATCAATCGCTGACCGCAACAGGACGCGATCGCCGAGGCGGAACGCGCGGAAAGCCAGGCGACCACGCCCGCGCAGGCCGCGGCGACAGCAGCCGTGGTCGGCGGCCCGACCGGCGACGCCATCGCGCCGCCCGGTGACTCGCTCGCAACCACGGGGCGCGGCGTGCTCTCGCACCTCTCCTACTACGATCCGATGTACATCGCCTTCGGCCACAACGGCGACACGAACGCACGGCTGCAACTGAGCTTCAAATACCGCATCCTGATACCGGACGATCTGCGCTCGAAGGCCTTCCTCGACAACCTGTACTTCGCGTACACGCAGACTTCGATCTGGGATCTGTCCGCCGATTCGCGGCCGTTCCGCGACACGACCTACTCGCCGCAATTGTTTTACTACGTGCCGGACACCGGCTGGCAGAGCCCGTTCTTCACGCGCATGGGTTTTGCAGCCGGCGTTGCGCACGAATCGAACGGCAAGGCCGGCGCGGACTCGCGCAGCATCAACATGCCTTTTATCCGGCCGACCTGGGAATTCGGCGATCTCACGGCCAATCACCTGACCGTGTCGCCGAAGATCTATTACTACGTCGGCACGAGCAGCAACCCCGATATCGCCGACTATCGCGGCTACGTCGACTTGCTGGTCAAATACGGCAGCCCGGACGGCTGGCAACTGGCGACCACGCTGCGCAAAGGCACCAAGCGCTGGTACGGCAGCGTGGATTCGCAATTCACCTATCCGCTCGCCAAACTGCTGGGCAGCGCGTGGGGCGGCTACGTGTGGGTGGGCTATTTCAACGGCTACGGCGAGGACCTGCTCGACTACAACAACCGCCAGCACTGGATCGCGCGGATCGGCTACAGCATCGCGCGCTGATGTGTACGGGCGACATCGCGCGTCGAAGGTGGGGTCGAAACATGCGGCGGATGCTGCCAGGCGTGCGCGAACCGCGGCCATGCCGGTCGCGCACGGCGAGGTGCATCGCGCGCATCGGTTAACATAGCGGAACTTCGCTTCTCCGCCCCAAGGTTTCCGATGGTTTCGAATCTCCACGATCTTCCCGACAGCCCGTGCATCGGCGTCTGTTCCACGCTGTTCGACGACATCTGCAAAGGCTGCGGCCGCACCGCCATGGAAGTGTCCAACTGGGTTTTCCTGAACGACGAGGAAAAGCGCGCCGTATGGGTTCGCATCGAGCAGGAAGGCACGGCAATGCGGTTTGCGAACGACAAGCTATAGATTTGCTTGGCGGCTTCCGGTCGCATGATGCTTGCGGCGCTGGCCGCTCAGATTCAAACGTCAAAAGAAAACGCCGGGGCTGAACTGCACCCGGCGTTTTCACATGGCAATGCCTGTTGGTCAAGCGCGCAAGCGGCGCGTGACAATCAGAACCGCATCCCGACACCCAGACCGACCACCACCGGATCGATGCTCAAGCGGCCAAGCGGCTGACCGCCGAGCGAGGCATCCGTGTGCATCCAGATCTTCTTGATGTCCGCGTTGACGAACAAGGACTTGGTGACCTGCACGTCGACACCGGCCTGCAACGCCGGTCCCCAACTGTGATTGGTGATCGAGATCGGCTGGCCGCCCGCGTTCAGGCCGTTGTTATAGAACAGCGTGTAGTTGAGACCCGCGCCCACATACGGACGAATGCGTCCTGCGTGATTGAAGTGATATTGCAACAGCAGCGTGGGCGGCAATACGTTCACGCCGCCGAGACCGCCGAGGTTCGACGTCACTTGATGCCGCGAGGTGCCGAGAATCAGCTCGACGCCGAGGTTGTCGCGGATCATGTAAGTCAGATCCAGCTCCGGCACGATCGCGTTGTTCACGCCGACGTTGAGCGCAGTCAGCGATTGGGTCGTGCTCACGTTCGGCACGATGCTAATGGCGCGCAAACGCACCAGCACGTCGCCGGCGTGAATGCCGCTCATCGCGTCGTCGCCGGCGGCGTGCGCCTGCGGCGCGAGCGCGCCCGCGAACAGCAGGCTCGATGCGATGGCGGCGGCTCTGATTCCGATTCTCTTCCTGAACGAG
The nucleotide sequence above comes from Paraburkholderia aromaticivorans. Encoded proteins:
- a CDS encoding DUF1289 domain-containing protein, translated to MVSNLHDLPDSPCIGVCSTLFDDICKGCGRTAMEVSNWVFLNDEEKRAVWVRIEQEGTAMRFANDKL
- a CDS encoding OmpW/AlkL family protein, producing the protein MKHSFRKRIGIRAAAIASSLLFAGALAPQAHAAGDDAMSGIHAGDVLVRLRAISIVPNVSTTQSLTALNVGVNNAIVPELDLTYMIRDNLGVELILGTSRHQVTSNLGGLGGVNVLPPTLLLQYHFNHAGRIRPYVGAGLNYTLFYNNGLNAGGQPISITNHSWGPALQAGVDVQVTKSLFVNADIKKIWMHTDASLGGQPLGRLSIDPVVVGLGVGMRF